The following proteins come from a genomic window of Rutidosis leptorrhynchoides isolate AG116_Rl617_1_P2 chromosome 10, CSIRO_AGI_Rlap_v1, whole genome shotgun sequence:
- the LOC139871435 gene encoding uncharacterized protein: MTNTYDKIYTVRSISHIIPVKLDLAKLNYSHWKRLFTTHCAGFEVSKFILGTSTAAEQATPEWLKADAVVSTWIYNTISEPLLERLLNSEPASSHVAWTFLENLFTDNKLAKTMELNAELRNLDIGNQSVEEYLRKVDRIATHLRNLGSKVEDNDLVMYAVNGLNHKYPHVSLIIIHQKPFPDFETVRSMLLMEEMTVNRTQKTTETPLNSSHLTALVAQSSTPPPPAPVTETCRNFSKGYCQFENRCRYLHHGPSKKSNSGNNFGTDSRRANGLNQAQLLQLIAAQQQQLAAQSVGNFWAPQVPVYSYGPGPASRPISQAGILSSPHGFNRPVNSLYGPNQLGLTTGPQAYLSGQPTSHASTHQPNTYGSFTVDPRTQTQETILPNAFSAMTLQDYGAAGWHMDTGASSHLTSCINNLSTIFNNCKYPSVAVGNGNMMF, from the coding sequence ATGACAAATACATACGACAAAATATACACCGTTAGATCAATCTCGCATATCATACCCGTCAAATTAGATCTAGCGAAACTTAATTATTCTCACTGGAAACGTCTTTTCACCACACACTGTGCCGGTTTTGAAGTCTCAAAATTTATCCTTGGCACTTCCACTGCCGCAGAACAAGCAACACCCGAATGGCTCAAGGCCGATGCGGTCGTTTCCACGTGGATCTACAATACAATATCTGAACCGCTTCTTGAACGTTTACTCAACTCTGAACCTGCATCATCTCATGTTGCGTGGACTTTTTTGGAAAACCTTTTCACAGACAACAAGCTTGCAAAAACAATGGAGTTAAACGCTGAATTACGTAACCTTGACATCGGAAATCAATCTGTCGAGGAGTACCTTCGAAAAGTGGATCGTATTGCAACTCATCTTCGAAACCTAGGCTCCAAGGTTGAAGATAATGATCTGGTTATGTATGCGGTAAACGGTTTGAATCACAAATATCCACATGTATcgctcatcatcattcatcaaaaacCATTCCCTGATTTTGAAACGGTTCGATCTATGTTATTGATGGAAGAGATGACGGTGAATCGCACACAAAAGACGACCGAAACTCCATTGAATTCATCTCACCTGACTGCCCTTGTTGCTCAGTCATCCACACCGCCACCACCTGCTCCGGTTACCGAGACCTGCCGCAATTTTTCTAAGGGCTATTGTCAGTTTGAAAATCGTTGCCGATACCTCCATCATGGTCCTTCAAAAAAGAGTAATTCTGGGAATAATTTTGGTACAGACAGTAGACGTGCAAATGGTTTAAACCAGGCCCAGTTACTACAATTAAttgcagcccaacaacaacaattggCGGCCCAATCCGTTGGTAATTTTTGGGCTCCACAGGTTCCTGTTTATTCATATGGGCCTGGGCCTGCTTCTCGTCCAATATCTCAGGCTGGAATTTTGTCGAGCCCACATGGTTTTAACAGGCCTGTCAATTCTCTTTATGGGCCAAACCAACTCGGTCTTACTACTGGGCCACAAGCTTACTTATCTGGACAGCCCACTAGTCATGCGTCTACACATCAGCCCAACACATATGGATCATTTACGGTTGACCCACGCACTCAAACTCAGGAAACTATCTTGCCCAATGCATTCAGTGCAATGACTCTTCAGGACTACGGGGCTGCCGGATGGCATATGGATACTGGTGCGTCATCGCATCTTACCTCCTGTATTAACAATCTTAGTACTAtttttaataattgcaaatatCCATCAGTCGCTGTTGGTAACGGGAacatgatgttttag